The Sorangiineae bacterium MSr11367 genome window below encodes:
- a CDS encoding TetR/AcrR family transcriptional regulator, whose product MFNRHGFEQVSIDDVMKHAGLTRGGFYNHFTSKDELYAEAVRSFTTCNPFAQRYAGSEARLPSPEQHARALVDLYLSDEALGDLDHHCPLIAVPSDVARAGLERRSSRSVGIALERVSRHSEVPRREKVRRSSRSARSELLTDPGFIRKVSSVVLMELRAGARSREDRRTIATLAKAPRLIALSCRHTGAQLLTANAAISKSSRALSIFRFRIV is encoded by the coding sequence ATGTTCAACCGCCACGGCTTCGAGCAGGTCTCGATCGACGATGTCATGAAGCACGCCGGACTGACCCGCGGCGGCTTCTACAACCATTTCACGAGCAAGGACGAGCTCTACGCCGAGGCCGTGCGAAGCTTCACCACCTGCAACCCCTTCGCGCAGCGATATGCCGGCTCCGAAGCTCGCCTGCCATCACCCGAGCAACATGCACGTGCACTCGTCGATCTGTACCTCTCGGACGAAGCGCTGGGGGACCTCGACCATCATTGCCCGCTCATTGCAGTGCCGTCGGACGTGGCACGCGCCGGTCTCGAGCGCCGAAGCTCTCGCTCTGTTGGGATCGCGCTAGAACGCGTATCGCGCCATAGTGAGGTCCCGCGGAGAGAGAAAGTCCGGCGTTCGAGCCGTAGCGCAAGAAGTGAGCTGCTGACCGACCCTGGATTCATTCGGAAGGTCTCATCGGTGGTCCTCATGGAGTTGCGCGCCGGCGCTCGCTCCAGGGAGGATCGCCGAACGATCGCCACTCTCGCCAAGGCACCGCGTCTCATCGCACTTTCCTGCCGGCATACGGGTGCGCAACTGCTCACGGCCAATGCTGCGATTTCGAAGTCATCGCGCGCGTTATCGATTTTCCGTTTTCGGATTGTGTGA
- a CDS encoding PDDEXK nuclease domain-containing protein: protein MPRSIKRQTLPEYDVLLADVARVIEDARRAAARSVNAVMTATYWLVGRRVVEHEQGGRARADYGEALLERLSADLTRRFGRGFSVDNLESMRLVFLAYPPSGISETSSRKSRTKKSETLSRESDLASLTSRFGVSWSHYALLVRTRSDYARNFYEQEALRGGWTVRQLRRQIDSQFYERTALSQNKDAMMRKGQIAKPEDAVSPEDEIKDPYVLEFLALKDEYAETEVEEALIRHLETFLLELGSDFTFVGRQRRLRVGAAWYRVDLLFFHRRLRCLVVIDLKLGEFTHADAGQMHLYLNYAREHWTLPSENPPVGLILCAKKDHAVAKYALEGLPNKVLAAEYRTALPKERLLVEEMEKTRRQLLRRPPRAH from the coding sequence ATGCCTCGCTCGATCAAGCGACAGACCCTGCCCGAATACGACGTTCTCCTAGCCGACGTCGCCCGCGTGATCGAGGATGCGCGGCGTGCCGCTGCTCGGTCGGTGAACGCGGTCATGACTGCGACCTACTGGCTCGTGGGCCGGCGCGTCGTCGAGCACGAGCAGGGAGGGAGGGCGCGAGCTGATTACGGGGAAGCGCTGCTCGAGCGGCTATCGGCGGACCTGACGCGGCGCTTCGGGCGTGGCTTCTCCGTCGACAACCTGGAGAGCATGCGGCTTGTCTTCTTGGCCTACCCACCGAGCGGAATTTCCGAGACGTCGTCTCGGAAATCGAGGACGAAGAAATCCGAGACGTTGTCTCGGGAATCCGACCTCGCCTCACTGACCAGCCGCTTCGGGGTTTCCTGGTCCCACTACGCCCTGCTGGTTCGTACGCGCTCGGACTATGCCCGCAACTTCTACGAGCAAGAGGCATTGCGAGGCGGATGGACGGTGCGTCAGCTTCGCCGGCAGATCGACAGCCAGTTCTACGAGCGGACCGCGCTGTCGCAGAACAAGGACGCGATGATGCGCAAAGGGCAGATAGCCAAACCCGAGGACGCGGTTTCGCCAGAGGACGAGATCAAGGACCCGTACGTACTCGAGTTCCTCGCGCTCAAGGACGAGTACGCGGAGACTGAGGTCGAGGAGGCGCTGATCCGGCACCTCGAAACGTTCCTCCTGGAACTCGGCAGCGACTTCACGTTCGTAGGACGTCAGCGTCGGCTCCGCGTTGGTGCGGCCTGGTACCGCGTCGACCTGCTGTTCTTTCACCGGCGGCTGCGGTGCCTGGTGGTGATCGATCTCAAACTCGGGGAGTTCACGCACGCCGATGCGGGCCAGATGCACCTTTACCTGAACTACGCCCGCGAGCATTGGACTCTGCCCAGCGAGAACCCACCGGTGGGGCTCATCCTGTGCGCGAAGAAGGACCACGCCGTCGCCAAGTACGCCCTCGAGGGGTTGCCGAACAAGGTGCTCGCCGCCGAATACCGGACCGCACTGCCCAAAGAGCGGCTGCTGGTGGAGGAAATGGAGAAGACCCGCCGGCAGCTTCTGCGACGGCCCCCTCGCGCACACTGA
- a CDS encoding alpha/beta hydrolase: MSQITSKDGTPIAYECLGRGSAVVLVGGGATDRTENEPLATELAKYFRVYNYDRRGRGKSGDTLPYALEREVEDIEALIALAGGPVHLFGASSGGALVLEAAAHGIAVDKLAVYEVPYDTSHDAPRRFAEYEAKLQVLLAEGRRGDAFAEFMRLAGSSEAEISSARTLPVWPSLEALAHTLLYDAACYRNPPGARFAAILRPTLVLTGAAEPSSHDGNFFGRAATAIVASIPHAKRQVLKGQTHVADPKVLASVLRRFFDESTP, translated from the coding sequence ATGAGCCAGATTACATCGAAAGATGGCACACCGATCGCGTACGAATGCTTGGGACGAGGTTCCGCTGTCGTCTTGGTCGGAGGCGGTGCAACGGACCGCACGGAAAACGAGCCACTCGCGACGGAGCTCGCGAAGTACTTTCGTGTATACAACTACGACCGTCGCGGCCGAGGTAAGAGCGGGGATACGTTGCCGTATGCTTTGGAGCGCGAGGTCGAGGACATCGAAGCCTTGATTGCCTTGGCCGGTGGGCCGGTGCATCTCTTCGGCGCGTCGTCGGGGGGCGCTCTCGTGCTGGAAGCCGCAGCCCACGGGATCGCCGTCGACAAGCTTGCCGTCTACGAAGTTCCGTACGACACGAGCCATGATGCGCCACGACGCTTCGCGGAATATGAGGCGAAGCTTCAGGTGCTGCTGGCGGAGGGACGCCGGGGTGACGCATTTGCCGAATTCATGCGCCTGGCTGGCTCCTCCGAGGCGGAGATTAGCTCGGCAAGGACCTTGCCGGTATGGCCTAGCTTGGAGGCACTCGCACATACGCTTCTCTACGATGCGGCCTGTTATCGCAATCCGCCCGGCGCTCGTTTTGCGGCAATCCTCCGGCCGACCCTCGTTCTCACGGGCGCGGCGGAACCGAGTTCCCACGACGGCAATTTCTTCGGTCGCGCGGCCACGGCCATCGTGGCGAGCATTCCGCATGCAAAGCGGCAGGTCCTCAAAGGGCAGACGCACGTGGCCGATCCCAAGGTGCTCGCCTCGGTACTCCGGCGCTTCTTCGATGAGTCCACTCCGTGA
- a CDS encoding TROVE domain-containing protein yields the protein MAHKALFAPASTSKPANTTNEAGGRAYAFSAEHALAQYAATGTFNHTFYAQADEQLAKVLELVAQVDPRFVAQLAIYTREKGLMKDMPAFLTAYLAAKDVRLLASVFPRVIDSGKMLRNFVQIVRSGTVGRKSFGSAPKRLARAWFSNRTPEAIFRQSLGSAPSMADVIKMVRPSPKNAEGHADVAREAFYGYLIGKDVAHEKLPASVQAFESFKKNGGEIPDVPFEMLTALDLDTERWTAIARRMSWTQLRMNLNTLLRHGVFRDQTMVSFVAAKLRDPELVRRARVFPFQLLAAFKAASSEMPSAIVMALQEAMEIAIENVPTVPGKIFLCPDVSGSMQSAATGFRKGATSAVRCIDIAALVSAAFLRKNTSAEIIPFSDDVVPMPRRLNPLDSVMTNADFLANLPSGGTACSAPLHHLNERRVAGDLVIYISDNMSWADFSQRPSGHLGFLSRVSGRATVMAEEWDAFRRRNPKARLVLIDIQPYASTQMHDRDDVLNVGGFSDSVFDVISTFAKGELAAEHWVGAIKSISLG from the coding sequence ATGGCACACAAAGCACTTTTCGCACCGGCATCGACGTCGAAGCCGGCCAACACGACCAACGAGGCAGGCGGCCGAGCGTACGCGTTCTCTGCCGAACACGCGCTCGCGCAGTACGCGGCGACGGGCACGTTCAACCACACGTTCTACGCGCAGGCCGACGAGCAGCTCGCGAAGGTGCTCGAGCTCGTGGCCCAGGTCGACCCCCGCTTCGTCGCCCAGCTCGCGATCTACACCCGCGAGAAGGGGCTCATGAAGGACATGCCCGCGTTCTTGACCGCCTACCTCGCGGCCAAGGACGTGCGCTTGCTCGCCTCCGTCTTTCCGCGCGTCATCGACAGCGGCAAGATGCTCCGCAACTTCGTCCAGATCGTGCGCTCCGGCACCGTCGGTCGTAAATCCTTCGGTTCGGCACCGAAGCGCCTCGCTCGCGCGTGGTTCTCGAACCGCACGCCGGAGGCCATCTTCCGGCAGTCGCTCGGCTCGGCGCCCTCCATGGCCGACGTCATCAAGATGGTCCGACCGTCGCCGAAGAACGCCGAGGGTCACGCCGACGTCGCACGCGAGGCCTTCTACGGCTACTTGATCGGAAAGGACGTTGCCCACGAGAAGCTCCCGGCTTCCGTGCAAGCGTTCGAGTCGTTCAAGAAGAACGGTGGAGAGATCCCCGACGTCCCGTTCGAGATGCTCACCGCGCTCGATCTGGACACGGAGCGCTGGACAGCCATCGCTCGGCGCATGTCGTGGACGCAGCTTCGGATGAACCTGAACACACTGCTTCGCCACGGGGTCTTCCGCGACCAGACCATGGTCTCGTTCGTCGCCGCCAAGCTCCGCGATCCGGAGCTCGTGCGGCGTGCACGGGTGTTCCCGTTCCAGCTGCTCGCCGCCTTCAAGGCCGCGAGCTCGGAGATGCCGTCGGCGATCGTCATGGCTTTGCAAGAGGCCATGGAGATCGCCATCGAGAACGTGCCGACGGTGCCGGGGAAGATCTTCCTCTGCCCCGACGTCTCGGGCTCGATGCAGAGCGCTGCCACCGGCTTCCGCAAGGGCGCGACGTCCGCGGTTCGATGCATCGACATCGCGGCGCTCGTCTCGGCGGCATTCCTTCGGAAGAACACCTCGGCGGAGATCATCCCGTTCTCGGATGACGTCGTGCCGATGCCGCGGCGTCTCAACCCGCTGGACTCCGTGATGACGAACGCGGACTTCCTCGCGAACCTCCCGAGCGGCGGTACGGCATGCAGCGCACCGCTCCACCACTTGAACGAGCGGCGCGTGGCGGGAGATCTCGTCATCTACATCTCGGACAACATGTCCTGGGCCGACTTCTCGCAGCGTCCGAGCGGCCACCTCGGCTTCTTGTCGCGCGTGAGCGGCCGGGCCACGGTCATGGCCGAGGAGTGGGATGCGTTTCGCCGTCGCAACCCGAAGGCGCGGCTCGTCCTCATCGACATTCAGCCGTACGCCTCGACGCAGATGCACGATCGCGACGACGTGCTCAACGTCGGGGGATTCTCCGACTCCGTCTTCGACGTGATCTCGACCTTCGCAAAGGGCGAGCTCGCGGCCGAGCATTGGGTCGGGGCGATCAAGAGCATCTCGCTCGGCTAA
- a CDS encoding GDSL-type esterase/lipase family protein, translating to MQLSAEQTRWLLKVLQPEKTLGALPGVAALSEAVRAVLLGLPPDVYAAEHARMLGGAKEAARELASESAVTAMIDRLPLKEGARIIAFGDSHTSDPQSWAVILNELLIARGASVAINAAPGDTTTHRLIRIGEVIAQQPDWILLLVGVNDARTQGPTPTKTLVDHQETVRNLRELHQRVSHETKARCLWITPPAVNEERVSNHWGLSRFGVRFRNEDVARVAAAVRDIDAPTVDLFSILGTPPAPELLMEDGLHLTLAAQKRLAFEVMRGWSKVS from the coding sequence ATGCAACTATCGGCCGAACAGACACGCTGGCTTCTCAAAGTCCTTCAACCGGAAAAGACCCTCGGCGCGCTGCCGGGCGTGGCAGCCCTCTCGGAGGCTGTCCGCGCGGTTCTTCTCGGGCTTCCTCCCGACGTATATGCCGCCGAGCACGCACGGATGTTGGGGGGCGCCAAGGAAGCGGCGCGCGAATTGGCCTCCGAGTCCGCCGTCACCGCGATGATCGATCGCCTCCCCTTGAAAGAGGGCGCCCGGATCATCGCGTTCGGCGACAGCCACACGTCGGACCCGCAGTCTTGGGCCGTGATCCTGAACGAGCTTTTGATTGCGCGTGGCGCCTCGGTGGCGATCAATGCGGCCCCCGGTGACACGACGACGCACCGGCTGATTCGCATCGGTGAAGTCATCGCGCAGCAGCCCGACTGGATCCTCCTTCTCGTCGGCGTGAACGATGCGCGCACGCAAGGGCCAACGCCCACCAAGACTCTGGTCGATCACCAGGAGACCGTGCGGAATCTGCGCGAGCTGCACCAGCGCGTCTCGCACGAGACGAAGGCGCGCTGCCTGTGGATCACGCCTCCGGCGGTGAATGAGGAGCGCGTCTCGAACCACTGGGGCCTATCACGTTTCGGTGTCCGCTTCCGCAACGAGGACGTCGCACGGGTAGCGGCCGCCGTTCGGGACATCGACGCTCCGACGGTCGACCTGTTTTCCATTCTCGGCACGCCGCCCGCGCCCGAGCTGCTCATGGAGGACGGGCTCCACCTCACTCTCGCTGCTCAGAAGCGTCTCGCGTTCGAGGTCATGCGAGGCTGGAGCAAGGTCTCGTGA
- a CDS encoding DUF389 domain-containing protein, producing MSFRSRILKALFGVAIAVSLVPPAAAAEDPTDETNEASASSSVSDEAAAAAAYPGGRRVYTVSLGSIPAPQSSATDAWVRLATYYFSTDGTVKEGFFYWDRDTTVGAASTGVTSAGCDNCAVRTAKGFEPGNGGKSLSGTYTTTDSTLTITWSGGVHETWNISHPANDLAKIDLAGSNYGANVGYGFGSNASSDVFVSVNQIPRKKYSGRYAGYSGGATGGAAGPSSLDLSPFTTCNGNCLSYLSPPSTACSACSSGDSSPIRYYMAGAGRRNFYEHWCRCLTSAQCYTGGSHRKPQLQVIGDDGAFHGWVGVEASNSAAGTGYFAVHYHTDI from the coding sequence ATGTCATTCAGGAGCCGTATCCTTAAAGCGTTATTTGGAGTTGCCATTGCCGTTTCCCTCGTACCGCCTGCCGCCGCCGCGGAGGACCCGACGGACGAGACGAACGAGGCGAGTGCCTCGTCCTCGGTCTCCGACGAAGCCGCAGCCGCGGCGGCCTATCCCGGCGGCCGCCGGGTCTACACCGTTTCCCTTGGCTCGATCCCCGCTCCGCAGAGCAGCGCCACGGACGCGTGGGTACGCCTGGCGACGTATTACTTTTCGACCGACGGCACCGTGAAAGAAGGATTCTTCTATTGGGATCGTGACACCACGGTGGGCGCCGCATCGACCGGCGTCACGTCTGCAGGGTGCGACAACTGCGCGGTCCGCACGGCGAAAGGATTCGAGCCGGGCAATGGCGGAAAGAGCCTATCGGGCACGTACACCACGACGGACAGCACGCTCACCATCACGTGGAGCGGTGGCGTACACGAGACCTGGAACATCAGCCACCCGGCAAACGATCTTGCGAAGATCGATCTCGCCGGCTCGAACTACGGAGCCAACGTTGGATATGGCTTCGGAAGCAACGCTTCGAGCGATGTCTTCGTTTCGGTGAATCAGATTCCGCGAAAGAAGTACTCCGGCCGGTATGCCGGTTACTCGGGAGGGGCCACCGGCGGCGCCGCCGGTCCCAGTTCCTTGGACCTGTCGCCGTTCACGACCTGCAATGGCAATTGTCTGAGCTACCTCAGTCCCCCCAGCACCGCGTGCTCGGCGTGCTCCAGCGGGGACTCGTCGCCGATTCGCTATTACATGGCCGGCGCCGGTCGCCGCAACTTCTACGAGCACTGGTGCCGCTGCCTCACGTCGGCGCAGTGCTATACGGGAGGCTCCCACCGCAAACCGCAACTCCAGGTCATTGGCGACGATGGCGCGTTCCACGGCTGGGTAGGCGTCGAAGCCTCCAATTCCGCCGCCGGAACCGGCTACTTCGCCGTTCACTACCACACCGATATTTGA
- a CDS encoding NmrA family NAD(P)-binding protein, with amino-acid sequence MSQPVLITGATGHTGRQTLQILAEKRVPVRALVHQEDARAQQLRALGAEVVVGDLLDFDDARRALRGVRAAYFVFPIRPGVIQSAAYFGQAAKEAGVEAIVNMSQISARKDAKSHAAQDHWVAERVLDDSGVPTIHIRPTYFAEWLVYPHFLATIRDEGAIRHPFGQGRHAPIAAEDQARLIAAFLVEPEPHLGKIYPLHGPVEMSQHEIAAAVGKTLGKKVVYEPSTMEEYRALLERAKMSPFLVQHLCEVAVDYQNGIFAGEDSIIEAVTGQAPMTVQAYLSAHRSAYVGGQ; translated from the coding sequence ATGAGTCAACCAGTACTGATCACCGGCGCCACCGGACACACCGGCCGGCAAACACTCCAAATCCTTGCAGAGAAGCGCGTCCCGGTGAGGGCGCTCGTGCACCAAGAAGACGCGCGCGCCCAGCAGCTCCGCGCCCTCGGGGCCGAGGTCGTGGTGGGCGACTTGCTCGACTTCGACGACGCTCGCCGGGCGCTTCGCGGCGTTCGGGCCGCCTATTTCGTTTTTCCGATTCGGCCTGGGGTGATCCAATCCGCGGCCTACTTTGGGCAGGCCGCGAAGGAGGCGGGCGTCGAAGCTATCGTGAACATGTCGCAGATCTCGGCGCGCAAGGACGCGAAGAGCCATGCGGCGCAGGATCATTGGGTGGCCGAACGAGTATTGGATGACTCGGGCGTACCTACCATCCACATACGCCCCACCTATTTCGCGGAGTGGCTTGTCTATCCGCATTTCCTCGCCACCATCCGCGACGAAGGTGCGATTCGCCATCCCTTCGGCCAAGGCAGACACGCCCCCATCGCCGCCGAGGATCAGGCGCGGCTCATCGCGGCGTTCTTGGTGGAGCCCGAGCCGCACCTCGGCAAGATCTATCCTTTGCATGGCCCGGTGGAGATGAGCCAACACGAAATCGCGGCCGCAGTGGGCAAGACCCTTGGTAAAAAGGTGGTGTACGAGCCGAGCACGATGGAGGAATATCGCGCGCTCCTCGAACGGGCGAAGATGTCACCGTTTTTGGTACAGCACCTTTGCGAAGTGGCTGTGGATTATCAAAATGGAATCTTCGCAGGGGAAGATTCGATCATCGAAGCGGTTACGGGACAAGCGCCCATGACGGTGCAGGCCTATCTTTCGGCGCACCGTTCGGCGTACGTCGGGGGACAATGA
- a CDS encoding HNH endonuclease has translation MSTRTLMLTPWMAPHRVISWQRAVVLFYLGKVEVLEEYDDPIAAPSITIRTPAVVRLTKGSVSKKHKVRFSRVNVFTRDGFRCQYCGTRKAMNALNYDHVVPRVRGGKTVWENIVTSCYACNDRKGGRLPEEAGMTLLRKPFKPASLPFAPVLASEKDVPSMWRNYCSFAGSEHHADVA, from the coding sequence ATGTCGACACGAACCCTGATGCTGACTCCCTGGATGGCCCCGCACCGTGTGATTTCCTGGCAGCGCGCCGTCGTCCTCTTCTACCTCGGCAAGGTCGAGGTCCTCGAGGAATACGACGACCCGATTGCCGCTCCCTCGATCACCATCCGCACGCCTGCCGTCGTCCGTCTCACCAAGGGGAGCGTGTCGAAGAAGCACAAGGTCCGCTTCTCCCGCGTGAACGTCTTCACCCGCGACGGCTTTCGCTGCCAATACTGCGGCACGCGCAAGGCGATGAACGCTCTCAACTACGACCACGTCGTGCCCCGCGTCCGCGGCGGCAAGACCGTGTGGGAGAACATCGTGACCTCGTGCTACGCGTGCAACGATCGAAAAGGTGGCCGCTTGCCCGAGGAGGCAGGCATGACGCTTCTCCGCAAGCCGTTCAAGCCCGCCTCCTTGCCATTCGCCCCCGTACTCGCCTCGGAGAAGGACGTTCCTTCGATGTGGAGGAACTACTGCTCCTTCGCCGGCAGCGAGCACCACGCGGACGTAGCGTGA
- a CDS encoding TetR/AcrR family transcriptional regulator gives MRTTSQEKMRREPRQGRSRQTVHAVLGAVSRVIRREGVDAVTTNRIAEAAGVSIGSLYQYFPDKKAIFSALHERHVEDVRRVIERTMAERSGSLDGFTRTLVEGLADLHAAEPELHELVSEQVPEGPLGFRRALRKTFERVTSSERMLFVLPNVIEALVHGISQRPPPISAASAREEAVRTVLTCLESCRNA, from the coding sequence ATGCGAACGACGAGCCAGGAGAAGATGCGACGTGAACCTCGCCAGGGGCGGTCCCGGCAGACCGTGCATGCGGTGCTAGGCGCGGTCTCGCGGGTGATTCGGCGAGAGGGGGTCGACGCGGTCACCACCAACCGAATCGCTGAAGCAGCAGGTGTAAGCATCGGCTCGCTCTATCAATACTTCCCGGACAAGAAGGCTATCTTCAGCGCGCTGCATGAGCGCCACGTCGAGGACGTTCGCCGGGTGATCGAGCGCACGATGGCCGAACGCTCCGGGTCTCTCGACGGATTCACCCGCACGCTCGTGGAAGGGCTGGCGGATCTCCACGCCGCGGAGCCCGAGCTCCACGAGCTGGTCTCCGAGCAGGTACCCGAAGGCCCGTTGGGTTTTCGCCGCGCACTCCGAAAGACCTTCGAGCGCGTCACATCGTCGGAGCGGATGCTGTTCGTCCTCCCCAACGTGATCGAAGCGCTCGTGCACGGCATCTCGCAGCGCCCTCCCCCTATTTCGGCCGCGTCCGCGAGGGAGGAGGCCGTACGGACTGTCCTCACTTGCCTCGAGTCGTGCCGGAACGCCTGA
- a CDS encoding TetR family transcriptional regulator has product MRKSRQEAAETRERIVENASTEFRRNGIGATGLSDIMGAAGLTHGGFYKHFASKDEVVEESLRRAVDGLVEGIEGTIATAKAERGLSTAISNYLSLAHRDNTARGCPFAALGSELARSSDSVREAATVGFQKLVDTLAKELQGGPATAKKEALAIVCAMIGAQTMARMVTDPALSETILRQVRKQLPP; this is encoded by the coding sequence ATGAGAAAATCGAGGCAAGAAGCCGCGGAAACACGCGAACGCATCGTCGAAAACGCATCGACGGAATTTCGACGCAACGGCATCGGCGCGACCGGACTCTCCGATATCATGGGCGCGGCTGGCCTTACGCATGGCGGATTCTACAAGCACTTCGCGTCCAAGGACGAGGTGGTCGAGGAGTCTCTCAGGCGTGCCGTGGATGGGCTCGTGGAGGGGATCGAGGGAACGATCGCGACCGCCAAAGCGGAGCGCGGGCTCTCGACGGCTATTTCCAATTATCTATCCCTCGCGCACCGGGACAACACCGCACGGGGCTGTCCCTTCGCCGCCTTGGGGAGCGAATTGGCTCGCAGCAGCGACAGCGTGCGCGAGGCCGCGACCGTGGGGTTTCAAAAGCTCGTGGACACGCTGGCCAAGGAGCTCCAAGGCGGCCCCGCCACCGCCAAGAAGGAGGCTCTCGCGATCGTGTGCGCCATGATCGGCGCGCAAACCATGGCGCGAATGGTCACCGATCCCGCGCTTTCGGAGACCATCCTCCGCCAAGTGCGCAAACAACTTCCGCCGTAA
- a CDS encoding aldo/keto reductase, protein MTLTSADIVGSARVLLGHSDLIVRPIGLGCMGMSQFYGEADDAQSVRTIREALDLGVDFIDTSDIYGAANMLVGAENRGFGHNEQLIGGAIAGRREKVVLATKFAVRLTDDGKSVRIDGHPDYVVSACEASLRRLGVEVIDLYYAHRLDPNVPIEDTVGAMARLVDQGKARFIGLSEVTAAQLRQAHRVHPITALQSEYSLWERSVEAEILPTCRELGISFVPFSPLGRSMLTGAVGAETRFATGDFRITDPRFSAENLATNLAPVEALTALAESKHCRPGQLALAWLLAQPFDIVPIPGTKRVEYVRENLAATNVAVSRDEIVYLSAVFAPDRIAGKRYAPNDPGRRRD, encoded by the coding sequence ATGACCCTCACTTCCGCCGATATTGTCGGCTCGGCCCGCGTCCTGCTGGGCCATTCCGATCTGATCGTCCGTCCGATCGGGCTTGGCTGCATGGGCATGTCGCAATTTTATGGTGAGGCCGATGACGCGCAGTCGGTCCGAACCATCCGCGAGGCCCTAGATTTGGGCGTCGACTTCATCGACACCTCCGATATCTATGGCGCCGCCAACATGCTGGTGGGCGCCGAGAACCGCGGCTTCGGACACAACGAGCAATTGATTGGCGGAGCCATCGCCGGGCGCCGCGAGAAGGTGGTGCTGGCCACCAAGTTCGCCGTCAGGCTCACCGATGACGGCAAGAGCGTGCGCATCGACGGACACCCCGATTATGTCGTCTCCGCCTGCGAGGCGAGCCTGCGCCGTCTCGGCGTCGAAGTTATCGACCTCTATTATGCCCATCGCCTCGATCCGAATGTGCCGATCGAGGATACGGTCGGGGCCATGGCCCGGCTTGTCGATCAGGGCAAAGCGCGCTTCATCGGTCTCAGCGAAGTAACCGCGGCCCAGCTACGCCAGGCCCATCGGGTTCACCCCATCACGGCGCTACAATCCGAATACTCGTTGTGGGAGCGTAGCGTCGAGGCGGAAATCCTGCCCACTTGTCGTGAGCTGGGCATCAGTTTCGTGCCATTCAGCCCGCTCGGGCGATCCATGTTGACCGGCGCGGTCGGTGCTGAGACGCGCTTCGCCACGGGAGATTTCCGGATCACCGATCCGCGCTTTTCGGCCGAAAACCTCGCCACCAACCTTGCCCCCGTCGAGGCGCTTACGGCACTGGCCGAGAGCAAGCACTGCCGTCCTGGCCAGCTCGCGCTCGCCTGGCTCCTGGCCCAGCCCTTCGACATCGTGCCCATCCCCGGCACCAAGCGTGTCGAATATGTGCGCGAGAACCTTGCCGCGACCAACGTCGCCGTGAGTCGCGACGAGATTGTCTATCTCAGTGCCGTTTTCGCGCCGGATCGGATCGCGGGAAAACGCTACGCCCCCAACGATCCCGGTCGCCGCAGAGATTAA
- a CDS encoding LysR family transcriptional regulator, with product MDRHNNCDKAGLRVTENEIMRAAKLLELEAILAISRRGSFRAAARDLGISPTAVGNAVAGLEDELGVKLFDRTTRRVDLTAAGHDLVRAIAPALADIHAATEAARNPRGSPKGTLRINCSIAGGHQILVPFIIEFIRRYPDVKVDIVTEGRLVDIVQTGFDAGVRIASAVPPNMTIVPLGQRLRHRVVGSPDYFKDHPRPGHPNELAGHHCIRIRWPSGAPYEWEFEKDGEAMQVDAPWSLSLDNHGLIARAALAGVGLAYVAEAEIADYVASGRLVPVLSDWMPPSPGFCLYFPERRPTVGFASALAQVIAELGGETDQARWTRAPQRHHPGALF from the coding sequence ATGGATCGTCATAACAATTGCGATAAAGCGGGTCTCAGAGTAACGGAAAATGAGATAATGCGAGCAGCCAAGCTCCTCGAACTCGAGGCCATACTGGCGATCTCCCGTCGCGGCAGTTTTCGCGCCGCGGCTCGGGATCTGGGCATTTCTCCCACCGCTGTCGGCAATGCGGTGGCCGGGCTCGAGGATGAACTGGGGGTCAAGCTTTTCGACAGGACCACCCGGCGGGTAGACCTGACGGCGGCGGGTCACGACCTCGTGCGCGCCATCGCTCCGGCCTTAGCCGATATCCACGCCGCCACCGAGGCGGCTCGCAATCCGCGCGGCAGCCCGAAAGGCACATTGCGGATCAACTGCTCGATCGCCGGCGGGCATCAGATTCTCGTTCCCTTCATCATCGAATTCATCCGCCGCTATCCCGACGTGAAGGTCGATATCGTGACCGAGGGGCGCTTGGTGGATATCGTGCAGACGGGCTTCGATGCGGGCGTGCGCATAGCGAGCGCTGTTCCGCCCAACATGACCATCGTTCCTCTAGGCCAGAGGCTGCGTCACCGCGTGGTTGGATCGCCGGACTATTTCAAAGACCATCCGCGCCCGGGTCATCCCAATGAGCTAGCGGGGCATCATTGCATCCGCATCCGCTGGCCGAGCGGGGCACCTTATGAATGGGAGTTCGAGAAGGATGGGGAGGCCATGCAGGTCGATGCGCCCTGGTCGCTCAGTCTCGACAATCATGGCTTGATTGCCCGAGCGGCCCTGGCGGGCGTGGGCCTTGCCTATGTCGCTGAAGCCGAAATTGCCGACTATGTGGCCTCCGGGCGGCTTGTGCCGGTTCTAAGCGATTGGATGCCGCCCAGTCCCGGCTTCTGCCTCTACTTTCCCGAGCGCCGCCCGACTGTCGGATTTGCCAGCGCGCTGGCGCAGGTCATAGCGGAGCTGGGCGGCGAAACTGACCAAGCTCGATGGACTCGAGCTCCTCAGCGACACCACCCGGGAGCTCTATTTTAG